One genomic region from Equus asinus isolate D_3611 breed Donkey chromosome 8, EquAss-T2T_v2, whole genome shotgun sequence encodes:
- the LOC106837833 gene encoding histone H2B type 1-M, with the protein MPEPTKSAPAPKKGSKKAVTKAQKKDGKKRKRSRKESYSVYVYKVLKQVHPDTGISSKAMGIMNSFVNDIFERIAGEASRLAHYNKRSTITSREIQTAVRLLLPGELAKHAVSEGTKAVTKYTSSK; encoded by the coding sequence ATGCCTGAACCTACTAAGTCGGCTCCAGCCCCGAAGAAGGGCTCCAAGAAAGCGGTGACCAAGGCGCAGAAGAAGGACGGCAAGAAGCGCAAGCGCAGCCGCAAGGAGAGCTATTCGGTCTACGTGTACAAGGTGCTGAAGCAGGTCCACCCCGACACCGGCATCTCGTCCAAGGCCATGGGCATCATGAACTCGTTCGTCAACGACATCTTTGAGCGCATCGCGGGCGAGGCGTCGCGCCTGGCGCATTACAACAAGCGCTCGACCATCACCTCCAGGGAGATCCAGACGGCCGTGCGCCTGCTGCTGCCCGGGGAGCTGGCCAAGCACGCTGTGTCGGAGGGCACCAAGGCCGTCACCAAGTACACCAGCTCCAAGTAA
- the H1-4 gene encoding histone H1.4, with protein MSETAPAAPAAPAPAEKAPVKKKARKAAGAAKRKASGPPVSELITKAVAASKERSGVSLAALKKALAAAGYDVEKNNSRIKLGLKSLVSKGTLVQTKGTGASGSFKLNKKAASGEAKPKAKKAGAAKPKKPAAAAKKPKKATGAATPKKSAKKTPKKAKKPAAAAGAKKAKSPKKAKAAKPKKVPKSPAKAKAVKPKAAKPKTAKPKAAKPKKAAAKKK; from the coding sequence ATGTCCGAGACTgcgcccgccgcgcccgccgctcCGGCTCCTGCCGAGAAAGCACCAGTGAAGAAGAAGGCCCGCAAGGCCGCGGGTGCCGCGAAGCGCAAGGCATCTGGGCCCCCGGTGTCCGAGCTCATTACCAAGGCTGTCGCCGCTTCCAAGGAGCGTAGCGGCGTGTCCTTGGCTGCGCTGAAGAAGGCTCTGGCGGCCGCTGGCTACGACGTGGAAAAGAACAACAGCCGCATCAAGTTGGGTCTCAAGAGCCTGGTGAGCAAGGGCACACTAGTGCAGACCAAGGGCACTGGTGCTTCAGGCTCTTTTAAGCTCAACAAGAAGGCTGCCTCTGGGGAAGCCAAACCCAAAGCGAAAAAGGCGGGTGCGGCCAAACCCAAGAAGCCTGCGGCAGCGGCTAAGAAGCCCAAGAAAGCCACGGGGGCGGCCACCCCGAAGAAGAGCGCCAAGAAGACCCCAAAGAAAGCGAAGAAGCCTGCTGCGGCTGCGGGAGCCAAAAAGGCAAAGAGCCCGAAAAAAGCGAAAGCAGCCAAGCCCAAGAAGGTGCCCAAGAGCCCAGCGAAGGCCAAAGCGGTGAAACCCAAGGCGGCTAAACCAAAGACCGCCAAACCCAAGGCAGCCAAGCCAAAGAAGGCGGCagccaagaagaaataa